The proteins below come from a single Frankiales bacterium genomic window:
- a CDS encoding Fpg/Nei family DNA glycosylase has protein sequence MPEGHSIHRLARGLARDFGGRPVRASSPQGRFSDGAARIDGHVLERAEAWGKHLFLHLGTRDVVHVHLGLYGTFLTAPLPAPAPQGALRLRLEGDTSYADLRGPTACEVLEPAGRRAVLARLGPDPLRRDVGPEPMRRRVTSSRAPVATLLMDQSVVAGVGNIYRAELLFRHRVSPFREGREVAPDVLDAMWEDLRVLMRDGVRRGRIVTVTRADVARLAALDADRPPADDPELDGGDDTLAMRRRRRETGTYVYRREGRACVRCSTPVAARELSGRRLFWCPGCQV, from the coding sequence GTGCCCGAGGGACACAGCATCCACCGGCTCGCGCGCGGCCTCGCGCGCGACTTCGGCGGGCGCCCGGTGCGCGCGAGCAGCCCCCAGGGCCGGTTCTCCGACGGCGCGGCCAGGATCGACGGCCATGTCCTCGAGCGCGCCGAGGCCTGGGGCAAGCACCTGTTCCTGCACCTCGGCACCCGCGACGTCGTGCACGTCCACCTCGGGCTCTACGGCACCTTCCTGACCGCGCCCCTGCCGGCGCCGGCCCCGCAGGGCGCGCTGCGCCTGCGGCTCGAGGGCGACACGAGCTACGCCGACCTGCGTGGCCCCACCGCCTGCGAGGTGCTCGAGCCGGCGGGACGTCGTGCCGTGCTGGCCCGGCTCGGGCCGGACCCCTTGCGCCGCGACGTCGGGCCCGAGCCCATGCGGCGGCGCGTGACGTCCAGCCGGGCGCCTGTCGCGACGCTGCTCATGGACCAGTCCGTCGTGGCCGGCGTGGGCAACATCTACCGGGCCGAGCTGCTCTTCCGGCACCGGGTCTCGCCGTTCCGCGAGGGCCGCGAAGTCGCACCGGACGTCCTCGACGCGATGTGGGAGGACCTGCGGGTGCTCATGCGCGACGGCGTGCGCCGCGGGCGGATCGTCACCGTCACCCGTGCCGACGTCGCGCGCCTGGCCGCCCTCGACGCCGACCGGCCGCCCGCGGACGACCCGGAGCTCGACGGCGGCGACGACACGCTGGCGATGCGCCGCCGGCGCCGGGAGACGGGCACGTACGTCTATCGGCGCGAGGGCCGGGCCTGCGTGCGCTGCTCGACCCCCGTGGCGGCCCGCGAGCTCAGCGGCCGTCGCCTGTTCTGGTGCCCCGGCTGCCAGGTCTGA
- a CDS encoding glycosyltransferase has translation MSTWSIKSEFDAGERPNRSRTPRVSIVVPARNEAKNLEVVLPELPEVHEVILVDGHSTDGTIETARRVMPDIRVVQQTRRGKGNALACGFMAATGDIVVMFDADGSADPREITRFVAALVEGADFAKGTRFVKNGGSEDITRIRKMGNWFLNTTTNVSFGTRYTDLCYGYNAFWRDIVGVLDLADPSIPDVEGGKLWGDGFEIETIINCRVAAAGLRITEVPSVERLRIFGESNLHAVRDGFRVLRTIFSERTRMKTKRAALAELEALAVGGAERRAESDVPVQREVVIDLREREADVVRLREPVQSEADESVAITEETA, from the coding sequence ATGAGCACGTGGTCGATCAAGTCCGAGTTCGATGCCGGGGAGCGTCCGAACCGGAGCCGCACGCCACGCGTCAGCATCGTGGTGCCGGCGCGCAACGAGGCGAAGAACCTCGAGGTCGTCCTGCCGGAGCTTCCGGAGGTGCACGAGGTCATTCTCGTGGACGGCCACTCCACCGACGGCACCATCGAGACCGCCCGGCGTGTCATGCCGGACATCCGCGTGGTGCAGCAGACCCGCCGTGGCAAGGGCAACGCCCTCGCGTGCGGCTTCATGGCCGCCACCGGCGACATCGTGGTGATGTTCGACGCCGACGGCTCGGCCGACCCGCGTGAGATCACGCGCTTCGTCGCCGCGCTGGTCGAGGGCGCCGACTTCGCCAAGGGCACCCGGTTCGTCAAGAACGGCGGCAGCGAGGACATCACGCGCATCCGCAAGATGGGCAACTGGTTCCTCAACACCACGACGAACGTGTCGTTCGGCACTCGCTACACCGACCTCTGCTACGGCTACAACGCCTTCTGGCGCGACATCGTCGGTGTGCTCGACCTCGCCGACCCGTCCATCCCGGACGTCGAGGGCGGCAAGCTGTGGGGCGACGGCTTCGAGATCGAGACGATCATCAACTGCCGGGTCGCCGCCGCGGGGCTGCGGATCACGGAGGTGCCCAGCGTCGAGCGCCTGCGCATCTTCGGCGAGTCCAACCTCCACGCCGTCCGCGACGGCTTCCGCGTGCTGCGCACGATCTTCAGCGAGCGCACGCGTATGAAGACCAAGCGCGCGGCCCTCGCAGAGCTCGAGGCCCTCGCCGTCGGGGGCGCCGAGCGCCGGGCCGAGTCCGACGTCCCGGTCCAGCGCGAGGTGGTCATCGACCTGCGCGAGCGCGAGGCCGACGTCGTGCGGCTGCGCGAGCCCGTGCAGTCCGAGGCCGACGAGTCCGTCGCCATCACGGAGGAGACTGCGTGA